The Lathyrus oleraceus cultivar Zhongwan6 chromosome 5, CAAS_Psat_ZW6_1.0, whole genome shotgun sequence genome includes the window TCAAtaggtcatcgacatagagacatagtataagcaacTCATTATTGCTTATTCTTACATATATTCCATACTCAGTTGTGCACTTTACAAATCCCTTGTACCTTAGAAAGCtatctatcttcttattccaagctcttggagcttgcttaagtccaCATAGGGCTGTAAGCAATCTGTGTACCTTTCTTTCTTTGCCATATTTCACAAATCCAACTGattgtgaaacatatacttcttcatcTAAGGGATCATTtaggaatgcatatttcacaaATCCAACTGattgtgaaacatatacttcttcatcTAAGGGATCATTtaggaatgcatatttcacattCATCTAACATGTGTGCCAGTTGTTGATGTTTGTTAAACCAACAACCAACCCAATTTTTTGAttctagcaacaggtgcaaaaacttcatcaaagtcAATTTCTTccttctgaagaaatccttttgcCACAAGTCTTGCCTTGTGTCAAGTTACTTCACCgtgtatacccacttcacattgatttcTTTATTGCCTTGaggaaattcgacaagtgaccagGTGTTGTTAACTTCGATGGACTCTAATTCCTCATTCATTTCCTTCACCTACTTTGAATCCTTCAATGCCTGAGTTGCATTAACTGGTTCaacatctgcatagaaagcatagtgtaccagTTCACCTTCCTCTtcgaccacatcatctgatgtaataAGATATTCCTGCAACCTTGTAGGAATGTGTCTTGTcctttgaggtctgcttgtgcttgcttgacctgttacttcttcttgtcgaacttctaCTTCTACTTCACTTGTTGGTTCTTCACATAATATTCTTATTGAATATTTATTGACATTTTTAGTCCAATaccattccttaagctcatctatgatgACGTCCCAGCTGGTCATTACTTGCTTATTTACTGGATCGAACAACTTGTAacctccagtcgaatgatatcctattaggatcatatgaatcgacttgtcatcaagttttcttaTTAACTGATCAGGCAtatgtctatgtgctatagatctAAATACTTCAGATGACTCAAGCAAGGATTAACACCAGATCAACATTCTTCTGGCATGATTTCATCTAGCTTCTTCTTTAGACATCTGTTCAAAATATATGTTGTTatcgacacaacttctccccataattatTTGGGTAGATGttttcctttcaacatacttctcaccatattcataatggttatATTCTCCCTTTATTAGTTCCGTTCTGTTGTGGAATGTAGGGTGGCACaacctcatgcacaatcccttcttttTCACATAATGTGTCAAAGTAttttgacacatattctccaccaccatccGTCTTTAAAATCTTGAGATTTCGACCTCAaatttaaacttggcaaatacctcgatcacttcacttttcctcttgatcaggtaagtccataATAAGttgaaatcatctatgaatggGACAAAGTATCTATTACCTCCAGTTGAATCCACCTAGATATGACCATACACATtagagtatatgacttcaagaataTCCTTCGAATTGCTTCCTACATCATTGCCAaagttgttcttgtgttgcttcgcctacacacattcctcacacacttcgtttggaatgttGATTTTTGGTAACtctgaaaccatatttcttctcttcatATCTCTAATGTATTTgaattgagatggccaagtctatagtACCATATCCATTCATCCCTGCTAGCTGCAGTTGCAAGGTACTGgtgctccatcacattaagttcaatcctgaaggttctattctgagacataggtgccttcaagattaaccttccacctGAGTCGATAAATCTCATCATCTTATCTTCAATCAacactttgtagttcttttcgaccaatTTTCATATGCTGAACAAATTGCTTTTCATGTCTGACATGTACAGtacattggaaattactgaccttttgccatctttcctcataatcagaacatcactAATACCTTCAGttgctagagtattgtcatttgcaaactttaccatgttcttcattgagggtttcgtgttaacaaaccaatctttcctaccagtcatgtgtgatgagcatcctgagtccaagtatCATTGGTCTTGGAACCTTTCTTCATCTCATGTTGTGACCATCAtcaacatctcttcttcttcatgttttgcaaactttgcatcattatcttgattcttttgtttttcaGGATAACCACTAAAGTAGTGACCATAAGTATGACTGTTGAAACATTGAATGTGATTTTTATCAGGTTTTCGACCACCATATCTTCCTCTACCTGCAtcaccacctctttggttgcttCGATATGAGGGCTTACTCTGATTCCACAAGCCTCTTTCTTACTAATTTTGACTAGTCAAATTTTTGTAGCCTCTTGTACCTTTGTTGCTGAACCACTTCCTTTTGCCTTTCTTTTCTCTTATTGATTGTGCCTGCAAAGCCACATCACTCTTCGACTTGTCTACAGCTCTTTCATTCGTTCATTGTTCATGATATTCAAGCGTCCTTTGAAGCTCTTCTTTTGTCAATGTTGACAAATCTTCCGACTCTAGTATAAGACAATCAAGTTCTTAAAGATGTAAGGGAAGAAAAACCTTAGAGGTGGTAAGGCAGAAATCCCTAAAGTATAAGGCAAGCAAGCCCGTAAAAGATTTAGGGTAAAGATGTTTTCTAACGTGAGACAAGAAAATGTAAGACTATGTTATCTAAGTGGCTTTCTATAACACGTGTGATTATAGTCGAAATCATTCAAATCTTTTTCAATTGTCGCCTAAGATATTTGAGGATTATAATTGACGAAGAGGGTTATAAAGCAAAAAATTATGTGTAACTATTTTTTTAAATCATCGTGATACATCGGAGGTAATAATAGGGTCAAGGAGAATTGTCACACAAAAGGTAGATAAAGGATTCCAAGGGGGAGATCTACAATAAACCATATGCTCTATATACCCCCTTTTCGTTACTATTATTACATTTTCCTTAAAACAAGTATAACTATTATTGTCTCATGAAATTATAACAATAATTTGTATTGACAAACCTTTGATTCCTGGTGATTAATTTCTACCTAGTGATTAGCAGCATATTGATTAATAAGTGAAAGAGCATTACTAGTAACTTGAGCAACATTAACCATTCTAGATCTAATAGAAGCTTTGATTTTTCCATCAAGTGCTTTTCCACCAAATCCATCTCCACAAGTGCTTTCATCTGTCAAAGCTGAGCTAACCCATGTCTCCACATTGCTTATATGCCAATTGAAATCTTGACCGTTGATCTTGCAGAGTTTAAGCTCTTTCAATGAACGGCTAAGCCTATCAACACTATCACTGATTTCTTCAGCACAAACATTAAGAGCAGCATATTCTGTTGGTTTAAGATTTTTGAAGCTTTTGCACATTGTAACAAAGCCTTTTGTGGATTGAGTTTTGTCGAGGCTAAGGGATAAAGCTGTTTGGACTAATTGGTGTGGATCTTGTTGGATTGTGGATGCATAGACAGAGAGAGATTGAACACAAAGTGTAGGATATTGTGTTGTGCTACATGAGGATTTAATGAAACTTGTTGGTGTTGATGTTGCTATAGAGACAAGAGTTAGAAGAAGGAATAGAAGTGTAAACTTTGCCATGTTGTTCTTGAGGAATAAAAGCAGTTTGGCTGTGATATGTGAGAATAAGGATCTTGATATTATTATATATAGATATGATAGGAGTTTGTCTTGTGACTTAAGAGTCAAGAGTTCACATCTATTTTGTTAATTTGTGAAGTGAAGAAAAGAAATGGGAATGCTATCATCGCTCACAAATCATGGCGTGTTGTCTGTTTTTTCTGTCTGAGTCGGCACATGTGCAACTTCTACATTTATCTTGTTTGTTTCTCTAAATGGAAAGTGTTCACACTCAAAAGTCATTGTTTGGATATGAAAGGTACATGTTTAGAAATTTTTACTCATACCCTATTAATTATCCCTCTACttttatattataattttttaaatcaaaatgCTTTCATATAAATAGGTTATATTTATGATATTTTCATTTTTTACTTCACTTTCGTTTTAAAATTTTCGGAACATCACTTTTGCCGTTGCAAACCGAAACTCATAAAGTAAGTATTCCGATTCACAGTTAACATACCATACCTCTTTAAGAAGAGTACCGGTTCGCTCCAGTTTTCAAAAGTTGAACCGAAACTCTTCTTAAAAGATTTCTGGTTTTCAAACATTGAACCGGAACTCTTCTTAAAAGACTTCTGAATTTGCATTATTTTCATCGAAAGTCTTCTTAAAAGTCTTTCGTTTTTGCCTTTTTTTCACACTGGAACTTTTTTAAGAAGCGTTATGGcacatttttttttaatttttttttatagtGGTTCCAAGACGAGGCAAGGATGATAGGATTCCAGATCGTAGTTTAGGACGGGGCGCATCTACATCCGCAATAGAGTCAGTTGGCTTTCCATGAGGGTCGTACAATACGTCTCTTTTGGTAAAGTATGAACATCATATTGATCGATATTTATGGTTTGGTGAGGTAAGTAAACGACCTATATTTGATATTgaataatatttgaatattttatattgtgttttaTAATATGTGTTTTGATTGTTTTAAGGAGAGAGGTCCgaagaaagagttgaaggttgtTGGACACATGCTTAAGCTAACATCAAGGGTACCACAAACTCTTCCACAACAAATGGAAAGTTGGGTTTCTAGTTCTGGATTATCTTCACTTCAGAGAACCAGTTTGACGAAGATAGACACAAACCTAGTATCCGCATTTGTGGAGAGATGACAACTAGAGATATCTTCATTTCACATGTCGTTTGGTGAGATGAGCATTATTTTGGATGATGTCTCTTGTCTGCTTCACTTGCCCATAAAATGGTGTGTTCTAGAGCCCTCAAGATGTCACTGAAGAGGTTGTTGTTGAAGTTGTTGTTGACTACTTAGGAGTGTCACAGAGTGAGGCACAAATACAGGTTCGTAGTTGTAGGGGTTCTTACTATAAGTTGGTgtggttatacgatttattcATAGTGTATACAGTTGCTTCTAGCTAGGCATATGCGACTAGAGCGTATTTGTTGATGTTGGTGGATTCCACAATTTTTGCCGAAAAGACCTTTACGCTTGGCGAGGCATGATATCTCTTATTGTTTACGAATTTAGAGATATGTTTGGGATACAGTTGGGGAGAAACTACATTGGTTACCCTTTACAGATACCTCGAAGATGCTTCCATGTTCAGTTGCAAGAagctcggtggatatcctactcttCTACAggtatttaatttaattttgtttattatatgttaattaattttatttagtatattaatgtaatttattttgtttattatgtttttatattGTAACAGTGCTGGACTCACGAGTACTTTCCAACAGTTGGAAAAAGAGGAGAAAATTGGAAACCAGCTGATAAGTTTGGTCTTCCTCGAGCGATGAGATGATCCTATAAGCAAGGAGTCTTGAAGGTGGATGACTTGCGATATATTTTGGACGAACTGATATCTTTCGACGTCATATGGCGTCCATTCGAGAATCATAGAGTATGTCGTCAATTTGATGAGTTATGTCTGTATAGAGGGTGTATGAAGTGGGGTGACATagttgttccatacttgcctgaCAGATGTATACGTCAGTTCAGATACAGATATTAAGTTCCACCCTTACCTCCTGATTGTATGATGGCTAATGATGTTGATGTTTAGTGGATTGGTTACCATCAGAGCGTTATTGTTGTGATCCGTCCGATAACATTAGCCACCACTCCATCTGATATAGATGATGGATACTTGGagtggtattattgtgtttcACATCCTCGTTTGGTCCTACCCCATCATGATGAGCCAAGGGAGGTGTTAGTTCCTATTTACGAAGCAGGACCATCTGATCCTAAGTGGGCTTGTGTTTCTACATTGATTCATCGTTATCTCAGACAAGTTAATGCTGAAGAGGATGACTgtctcaaagcagctcgagacACTGAACCACGCAGATTACCATAAAATGGACTTATGTGTGCGTGCTCAACTTcgtaattttttttttgaatagAAGCTCTAATGTTTCCCAGTTGTAACCTTAAGTTGTTATTCATAGCTTCCCAATATTTAACCATGTCACCTATATTGTTTCTCAACGTCTGCTTTAACTTCTAATAAGCCGATTCAACCATAAAAATAATAcatattgaaaatattaaaaatataacatattaaaaaaatacatagtaaaaaatataacacataccgattagtcgttgtgttacccaaatgtagcactcgattaatccatgctccaaaAAATCTCTAtctatgtggagtcaaccatgtgtctttcacataattaataaatccactaaAATCAACACATGCCTactcaagttgatgcaaccgttgaTCATACTCAACCCCATCACTAGCCCAAACAACTTTCATCCATAATGTGCCGATCATTTTTTGCATGTCATTCACCACATATCGTTTGCATTTTGCACAAACatttttgttaatgtgaaatctacatagcaaattaatcgacctaggaaacacaatttcaattgctttcatcaaagcaagatctctatctgtcaaaatcacttatGGACACAAATCTTTCTTCACAAATAATTCTTTAAGTTTCTCTAATACCCAACAAAAATTGTCTGCctgctcagactccatatacgaAAATGCGACACCAAAAGTCAACTCGgttgatgtcatgccaacaattccaaacaaaggttgtctatatttgtttgcCTTGTAGGTGTTGTCTATAACTAACATAATAGtaaaatattcaacaacttaactgaatcgggatgggcccaaaatatctctctcacaacttatgagttatctctttttctactccaatacacatatcatgtatcctcaataagcttaaacaaatggtgtatctcacttctaggacctcttatctctttttctatcaTACTATTATGCTTGTATATTTGCGTGATCCGAGTGACATTCTCTGGATCtcggtcttgcaaggaaagcaatatgtgtctaTGTGGTACATGTCTCTTAGTTAAATTAACAACATGTGAACGAAAAACTTTCATACAGCGTGTCACGTCAACTTCTGTTAACGAACGTTGACAGGAGGGACTAAAAGTGTGAACGAAAAATATTAAGAGAACTATTTTTTGAAGGAAATTTTTTTATGAACTAAAAGTGAAATTTGTGATATTTACGAGGACCACAAATATATTTAACCATATTTTATATTATGATTTTCATACTATGCTAGTCATTAATTTATGACTTACTCACACACTAAGTTTAAGGAAGTCAAGGTGAGGAAGATATTTTTCACAATCAATACAAGCGGTAGAACATTCTCAGATCCAAACTGCAACAAATATCTTTTATTCTTTGTATTCTTAATCTAGTATTTTTCTAAAGTCTAATGACAAATGCTAAAGATAATTAGACTAATCTTCAACTTGGACGGATACATCTAACAATATGGCTATCTAAAGTTGAATAACTTGGTATATTGTAAGTATTATCTTATAACAACACTATGTAGGCGAACAATATGTCGAATAGTTGATGGCAAGCCGAAATCAAAAAATTAATTGGGGATTATTCGATTCAGCAACCATGGAAAAATTACCTATTTGTATCGGCTAATCCCACATTCATATGTACTTGTTTTATCCCACGGGGGTTTGACGACATCTAGACTAATAATTCATAATATTGTTGAACAACCATGAATCGTAAATCTACTTTACCAATGAAATACATCTGTGGTATTTGGAACTCATGCAAGAAACATTGTTGAGACAAACCAAGTGCAACAATAGAGGAAACACCCCTAGGTTTAGTTTCAATTAGGTTTTTAAAACCACTAAGACAACGTGTAGCATAAACTATTTGAGATTGAGTATATACCTCTTGGATATTAACAATTGAATCTCAACCACATAGTTGATACAATTAAAAGGTACTTCGGGATAAAACTTATGGATAGGTCGACGCATATAAATCCCTATCCGAAATAGATGGACAAATTGAAGTCTTTTCCTAAAACTTATAAAACTCCATactttttatttttcataaactatagttttttcttttattattgatAAGAACAACATCTTTGTGGTATTCCTCTCCCGCACAACACACAATACATTCTTGTGAAGACATAGAAATGTGTTTTTATGAAAAAATTTAATGTATTGGCCTAATGTTACCATAACCGACTCGATGAACTTGAAACAACAAGTAGATGAATTTACTACATACTTCATTGAGAGAATCATAGAGAATCTAACAAATTACCTTGTGTGTCAAGTAGAAAAGAAGGTGTTGCACATGTTGTACTTGATTATCATTAGGTTATTTTCCAATCATTTCTCATTATTATCAATGCACTAACGACcttgaatttttattttttcttcaaattCTTTATCTCCAAAGTCTTGTCTAAGGATGTTCATGGTGTGGTTTGACGGTTTTGACACTAAAAGTCTAATGACAAATGCTAAAGATAATTAGACTAATCTTCAACTTGGACGGATACATCTAACAATATGGCTATCTAAAGTCGAATAACTTGGTATATTGTAAGTATTGTCTTATGACAACCCTATGTAGGCGAACAATATGTCGAATAGTTGATGGCAAGCCGAAATCAAAAAATTAATTGGTGATTATTCGATTCAGCAACCATGGAAAAGTTACCTATTTGTATCGGCTAATCCCACATTCATATGTACTTGTTTTACCCCACGGGGGTTTGACGACATCTAGACTAATAATTCATAATATTGTTGAACAACCATGAATCATAAATCTACTTTACCAATGAAATACATCTGTGGTATTTGGAACTCAATCAAGAAACAATGTTGAGACAAACCAAGTGCAATAATAGAGGAATCACCCCTAGGTTTAGTTTCAATTAGGTTTTTAAAACCTCTAAGACAACGTGTAGCATAAACTATTTGCGATTGAGTATATACCTCTTGGATATTAACAATTGAATCTCAACCACATAATTGATACAATTAAAAGGTACTTCGGGATAAAACTTATGGATAGGTCGACGCATATAAATCCATATCCGAAATAGATGGACAAATTCAAGTCTTTTCCTAAAACTTATAAAACTCCATactttttatttttcataaattatattttttttcttttattattgatAAGAGCAACATCTTTGTGGTATTCCTCTCCCGCACAACACACAATACATTCTTGTGAAGATATAGAAATGTGTTTTTATGAAAAAATTTAATGTATTGGCCTAATGTTACCATAACCGACTCGATGAACTTGAAACAACAAGTAGATGAATTTACTACATACTTCACTAAGAGAATCATAGAGAATCTAACAAATTACCTTGTGTGTCAAGTAGAAAAGAAGGTGTTGCACATGTTCTACTTGATTATCATTAGGTTATTTTCCAATCATTTCTCATTATTATCAATGCACTAACGACcttgaatttttattttttcttcaaattCTTTATCTCCAAAGTCTTGTCTAAGGATGTTCATGGTGTGGTTTGACGGTTTTGACACTAAAAGTCTAATGACAAATGCTAAAGATAATTAGACTAATCTTCAACTTGGACGGATACATCTAACAATATGGCTATCTAAAGTCAAATAACTTGGTATATTGTAAGTATTGTCTTATGACAACACTATGTAGGCGAACAATATGTCGAATAGTTGATGGAAAGCCGAAATCAAAAAATTAATTGGGGATTATTCGATTCAGCAACCATGGAAAAGTTACCTATTTGTATCGGCTAATCCCACATTCATATGTACTTGTTTTACCCCACGGGGGTTTGACGACATCTAGACTAATAATTCATAATATTGTTGAACAACCATGAATCATAAATCTACTTTACCAATGAAATATATCCGTGGTATTTGGAACTCAATCAAGAAACAATGTTGAGACAAACCAAGTGCAACAATAGAGGAATCACCCCTAGGTTTAGTTTCAATTAGGTTTTTAAAACCTCTAAGACAACGTGTAGCATAAACTATTTGCGATTGAGTATATACCTCTTGGATATTAACAATTGAATCTCAACCACATAGTTGATACAATTAAAAGGTACTTCGGGATAAAACTTATGGATAGGTCGACGCATATAAATCCATATCCGAAATAGATGGACAAATTGAAGGCTTTTCCTAAAACTTATAAAACTCGATactttttatttttcataaattatatttttttcttttattattgaCAAGAACAACATCTTCGTGGTATTCCTCTCCCGCACAACACACATTACATTCTTGTGAAGACATAGAAATGTGTTTTTATGAAAAAATTTAATGTATTGGCCTAATGTTACCATAACCGACCCGATGAACTTGAAACAATAAGTAGATGAATTTACTACATACTTCATTGAGAGAATCATAGAGAATCTAACAAATTACCTTGTGTGTCAAGTAGAAAAGAAGGTGTTGCACATGTTGTACTTGTTTATCATTAGGTTATTTTCCAATCATTTCTCATTATTATCAATGCACTAACAACcttgaatttttattttttcttcaaattCTTTATCTCCAAAGTCTTGTCTATGGATGTTCATGGTGTGGTTTGATGGTTTTGACACTAAAAGTCTAATGACAAATGCTAAAGATAATTAGACTAATCTTCAACTCGGACGGATACATCTAACAATATGGCTATCTAAAGTCGAATAACTTGGTGTATTGTAAGTATTGTCTTATGACAACACTATGTAGGCGAACAATATGTCGAATAGTTGATGGAAAGCCGAAATCAAAAAATTAATTGGGGATTATTCGATTCAGCAACCATGGAAAAGTTACCTATTTGTATCAGCTAATCCCACATTCATATGTACTTGTTTTACCCCACGGGGGTTTGACGACATCTAGACTAATAATTCATAATATTGTTGAACAACCATGAATCATAAATCTACTTTACCAATGAAATATATCCGTGGTATTTGGAACTCAATCAAGAAACAATGTTGAGACAAACCAAGTGCAACAATAGAGGAATCACCCCTAGGTTTAGTTTCAATTAGGTTTTTAAAACCTCTAAGACAACGTGTAGCATAAACTATTTGCGATTGAGTATATACCTCTTGGATATTAACAATTGAATCTCAACCACATAGTTGATACAATTAAAAGGTACTTCGGGATAAAACTTATGGATAGGTCGACGCATATAAATCCATATCCGAAATAGATGGACAAATTGAAGGCTTTTCCTAAAACTTATAAAACTCGATactttttatttttcataaattatatttttttcttttattattgaCAAGAACAACATCTTCGTGGTATTCCTCTCCCGCACAACACACATTACATTCTTGTGAAGACATAGAAATGTGTTTTTATGAAAAAATTTAATGTATTGGCCTAATGTTACCATAACCGACCCGATGAACTTGAAACAATAAGTAGATGAATTTACTACATACTTCATTGAGAGAATCATAGAGAATCTAACAAATTACCTTGTGTGTCAAGTAGAAAAGAAGGTGTTGCACATGTTGTACTTGTTTATCATTAGGTTATTTTCCAATCATTTCTCATTATTATCAATGCACTAACAACcttgaatttttattttttcttcaaattCTTTATCTCCAAAGTCTTGTCTATGGATGTTCATGGTGTGGTTTGATGGTTTTGACACTAAAAGTCTAATGACAAATGCTAAAGATGATTAGACTAATCTTCAACTCGGACGGATACATCTAACAATATGGCTATCTAAAGTCGAATAACTTGGTGTATTGTAAGTATTGTCTTATGACAACACTATGTAGGCGAACAATATGTCGAATAGTTGATGGAAAGCCGAAATCAAAAAATTAATATGGGATTATTCGATTCAGCAACCATGGAAAAGTTACCTATTTGTATCGGCTAATCCCACATTCATATGTACTTGTTTTACCCCACGGGGGTTTGACGACATCTAGACTAATAATTCATAATATTGTTGAACAACCATGAATCATAAATCTACTTTACCAATGAAATACATCTGTGGTATTTGGAATTCAATCAAGAAACAATGTTGAGACAAACCAAGTGCAATAATAGAGGAATCACCCCTAGGTTTAGTTTCAATTAGGTTTTTAAAACCTCTAAGACAACGTGTAGAATAAACTATTTGCGATTGAGTATATACCTCTTGGATATTAACAATTGAATCTCAACCACATAGTTGATACAATAAAAAGGTACTTCGGGATAAAACTTATGGATAGGTCGACGCATATAAATCCATATCCGAAATAGATGGACAAATTGAAGTCTTTTCCTAAAACTTATAAAACTCCATactttttatttttcataaattatatttttttcttttattattgatAAGAACAACATCTTTGTGGTATTCCTCTCCCGCACAACACACAATATATTGTTGTGAAGACATAGAAATGTGTTTTTATGAAAAAATTTAATGTATTGGCCTAATGTTACCATAACCGACTCGATGAAC containing:
- the LOC127086053 gene encoding 21 kDa protein is translated as MAKFTLLFLLLTLVSIATSTPTSFIKSSCSTTQYPTLCVQSLSVYASTIQQDPHQLVQTALSLSLDKTQSTKGFVTMCKSFKNLKPTEYAALNVCAEEISDSVDRLSRSLKELKLCKINGQDFNWHISNVETWVSSALTDESTCGDGFGGKALDGKIKASIRSRMVNVAQVTSNALSLINQYAANH